The Plasmodium relictum strain SGS1 genome assembly, chromosome: 4 region ATACAAGCAAATAAATGAGAGAATAAGGATGCTGTTTTATGAtatgatttaattaaataaattttaagtgCATCTTCTACATTATTAAaccttaaatttttttgtaaaaattctCCTTTTATTAAACTTTCTACTACATAAGCAAATCTTCTACATATATTTGGGATCCCTATATCTGCAAAAACTGAACTTGCCCGAGCCAATAAGAAATCTCCTGATAAAATTGATATCTTAtttccatattttttatgtaatgtTAAAATTCCTCTTCTTTTTTCTGATTCATCAATTACGTCATCATGTAACAGGGATCCCATATGAACAATTTCTGATGCGgcaataattttatattgatTTTCATTTATCTGCTCTTTTGAGATATGGTTTGGTGAATTCATCATTGctcttttttttgatatataatttttatttatatatgatttGTATTTGTTTCTCTGAATGTTatgatatttaaaattattctttgAAGATGAACTATCAACATAGGATAATATGTTTTTCAACAAAATACCTACAATTATTCGAAATTTTTTTCCTTGACATAAATAAATGTATGTCGTATATtcatcaatatttttataatttgtcTTAATAAtgttgtatatatattcatcaactttttttattttgttttcacATAATGTGAATGGATCTATATCactttttttacttttaaaataattgcGTAAATAATTTAACTCGTTATCTactttttcatctttataATGCAAAACATTCATACacattaaaatttctttatataaactttctgtatatattaaattgttATTTTCACAAAACTCTAACACCTTTTTTAATTGTGGtgtttcattatttaaatttttttccttaaatttattaaaagatgattTTATTAGTTCTAAAAAAACATTTGAAactttttttacataatataaattattatgaaCTATCTTTTTTCTGAATATGccatcatttttattaattaatgaATTATAACATTTGGTTTTGCAGTAATTAAGAAACccttttacatttttttttttactaaggAGAATCATAATTAAATATgagtttt contains the following coding sequences:
- the OPP gene encoding octaprenyl pyrophosphate synthase, putative — its product is MILLSKKKNVKGFLNYCKTKCYNSLINKNDGIFRKKIVHNNLYYVKKVSNVFLELIKSSFNKFKEKNLNNETPQLKKVLEFCENNNLIYTESLYKEILMCMNVLHYKDEKVDNELNYLRNYFKSKKSDIDPFTLCENKIKKVDEYIYNIIKTNYKNIDEYTTYIYLCQGKKFRIIVGILLKNILSYVDSSSSKNNFKYHNIQRNKYKSYINKNYISKKRAMMNSPNHISKEQINENQYKIIAASEIVHMGSLLHDDVIDESEKRRGILTLHKKYGNKISILSGDFLLARASSVFADIGIPNICRRFAYVVESLIKGEFLQKNLRFNNVEDALKIYLIKSYHKTASLFSHLFACIAIISFKNENIIQLCFNLGLHIGMAFQLYDDYLDYKVSDDKKKPLLNDIKNNIKTAPLLFSYNYNPDVILSLINKTSFSNNDIDNILFYINSTNSMKKNELCSLLHIKKASDILSLLVSHCRTNSNNEKKKINEHKEALINLIFNILTRNIK